DNA from Triticum aestivum cultivar Chinese Spring chromosome 7D, IWGSC CS RefSeq v2.1, whole genome shotgun sequence:
AATTAAGTAGAACTATGTGCCCTGTTGTGGCTCTTGAGCTGTGAGGATTCCATTACTCTATGCTGAACCAGGTCTCATTAGAGAACTCTATTCTATTTTCTAGTGTGTTTTCTTCAGACTGTATGTGTGCTAGGACTAGGAGGCTGCGCCATGGAAGCTGCACTGAACTTGCCTGTGTTAATTTGCCTTCTATTCATGTGGATCTATCTATTCCAGAATTACTACTGTTATTATTTGATCTGGATATTCAGAATGTGCCTGCTTGGTTAACTTTTGCCCAAATTAATCATGGTCCTCACCAAAATGTGATTAGGTTTGGTTTTTACTTGCAACTTACACCATTTAGGGTATTAATATTTTTCTTCAGCAATACCAAGACTGTATGAAGAGTTTTAGAAACTACCCTTGTGGAAAAACAACACAAAGAAGCAGTACTCCAAAAACAATCTTCAGTGCCAGTCACTTCTTAGATGCAGCTCAGCTAAGTTGCAAAATTTTCTTCACAAGTGTGTGCATAACTATGACCCAAATCAACATAACCAGTCAAACAATCATTCTACTTCGCCGCTGAGAATTCCTACTCCTGCGGGCGATCTTGTGGCAGACGCTTGATCCAAAAGGCTGAAACTCTCGGGTAGTTCGAACAGGGGCCGGTCTCCGTCGATTTCACCCTTGTAAGCACGCCCGAGGGATCGAGCGACTGGGACGGCAACCGCATTGCCGACCTGAGTATATCTAGGTGATACAAAACAAGCACAACACAATCAAGTCAGCTTCACTGAAAGAAAATACAGTTACACGTTCAGAGATAGATGGTCTATGTGTGAGCAAACACATAGCAGCCAACCAACTTACTTCTGCTCTATAGTGCCAAAGAGCCTGTAGTAGTCTGGGAAGCCTTGCAGCCTCGCATTCTCGCGGATGGTCAGGACCCGGTCCTGCGTCGAGTGCAAGATGACCTGCAAAGAATGCCCGTCGACGCATGCTCAATCATTGATAATGGAAGCAACAACCAGCAGTCAGAAATCAAGAAACGTGAGCAGTTTCTTTAAAGTTTGCATTATGTACGTGGTTGTGAGGCTCGGCTCTGGTGACAACAGTTGGAACAATCTCGTCCCACCATACGCGCCTGAATGGTCTGCAACTCAAAGAAAAAAAAGGATCAGATCATCGATGAATGGTCGACGTTGTACAAACAATACAAAAAGGATATTCGATCGGCTTACTTACTTTGATGACTTCCTTTCCATGAAACTCATGGCATAGCCAGGCACCTACATAAGTACATCAGAAGCAAGCATGGTTAACTAACACATCACAAAATATAAACCACTCCACAGAAGATTTCAGTACCAAAGGCTTCCCGGAAGGCAGAAGTGCACAAGGAATATCTGGAACAAACTCGACCCAAAAGTCCGAACTAATGGAgggaggtgggcaatatatttcaacacttgcgttggcagggtcttgaactcaagacctcttggcttggataccatattgaattcatgctccagctaACTCattcaaaagtccgaactgatgaagGGAGCTGGACAATATATTTCAACAGTTCTCTCCGACCCAGACGCCCTCCAAATCACGGAAGTTGGCTCCCTGAAATGCAGTAAACGTGAATATATTTTTTTTGCGGAGAGTAATTACGAAGAAATTACTTGCATGATAGGCCAAAAGGTAAATAGGATGACAATGCTATATGGTTTCTTGTAACGAACAAAAAGGGGATACAACTACTCTATCTTAGCTTACCTTTTTCACAGGAAACTGCCGCACTCTTGCATAATCATCTTTGTTTAGTTTTAGCGGCTGATGATCAAACAGTTTGCCTTCCACGGGAGCAGCATCAGCAAATGAGTAGTCCTTCATCTCTTCAAATGCATAACACAATAAAATAGCGCATAATGGGACAAGTCAAGTCATAATAGGAATATAACCAAGAAATCATACGGAAACAAGATTTGAATCCATTTACGCAATTAAAGTAGTGGAAACTACATCCATGTGACATCATTTGAACCCATCTACACGATTAAAATAGGTACACAAGGACACAAGTCTGCATATATTGAGAGAAAAGGCATACCAAACGAAACATAATTTCACAGAAAGAAAAACATACTTATTGATAAAATTTGCACACTCAATCGGCCGCACTTGGGTGGATTACCTTTACGACTGAGCTGAATATAGCGTTGGAATTCGGTTTTGGGGTTATTGCGATGCTCCAGTACATCATTAGGTTGATTGTTTTTTACATGTGGAAAAATGATATATAACACATAAAAATAAAAACCCCATGGGCTCAAGCAACATTGGAGGAACAAATGAGCATGGGAGGAAACTGTTATGATATGAACCTTCGGTAAATCGGATATTGCATCTCGAAGGACAAGAGCTTTCTTCAAGTGCTTATCTTCTGTTTTGTCATATGCAACGACATATTGCTGAAAAGAATAATATTATAATAAGACAAAATAATAGTAAAAAAATTACAAAAATGTGGTGGTTATTCATATAATCTCTTACCAAAAATGCTTTTGGCACTACTCCTCCTCCCTTAACAACGTCATGGGTGGGAAGTGGGAATTTTGGAAGTACATGTGTTGCCAAATGTACATTATTATTGAGTAGTAGCGTTACAAGGTAAAGAGAAGATAGAAAAGAGACACACCACTGAAGGAAGAGCTCCCCAGATACAAATGCACGCATCCTATACTGTGGTGGTCCAAAATTTCCGGCAACCATCATCCCAAGCCTAGCTTTGTAATTCATGGCAACAAGGCGGCTTAGCGCATACTTTCCAAGGAAACCATCTGTGAATTTCAGTATATCTACTACATTTTCCATTAGAACATATTTGGGTCTCAGATAGTCCACAATATCCATAAAGACAACcaattgtttgttgcattcatccttcgGTGGATCATTGTGTGTTATGTGCCTATTTAATCCACTAATGCCTTGGCAAGGAGCCCCCCACAGATAACATCCAAAAGCCCTTCGAAATAAGAAATACGCATAAGTAGATACCACAACAAAATGAACAAGAAAGAGCAAAAAAGAGTAGTATACTTACAGGTAATGGCAAAATACCCTCCCTATATCCACTCTCAACAAATTCTATAATAGACTCAGGAGAAACACTGAAAGTTTTAACAAGCATAAGGAAATATTGAATCATTGAAAAAAAAGAATGAAATGGAAAAGAACTAATCAAAGGCCGTCAATCGGCCCCCATGTATCATCAGCACGTCCATATCCTTTCCACCTCACCTATATAAGTAGATCACATATTTGAAAAAAAGTATACGCTAACGTCCTAAGAAACAAGTGTAGAATAGTTCAAAGAAGGTATATAATATCAACTCTGAAATATATAAGAACCTTCCATAAGAATGTCAAACAATAAAGTATGTGATACCTTAAACCAGAGGCGTACTTGATCATTCTTTGTTGGATCACCCTAACATATGTCTAAAAGTTTCTCAAACTCAAATATGTCATGTGGAAGAGATTCATCTTTGTCATCTGCGATCGTTTCAGCTTGATCAAAGCCCAACACTGCGTTGtttttctggacttcatatttCTCACAAAGTTCATACCAATGATGAAGAAGGGAAAGAAAATATTTGGCCTTCTCATTTCGTACTTGAAAAATTGGAGGGAAATTAAGCCATTATGTTGGTTGATGGAAGAAGGATGTCACTCATTGGAGCTTTGTTGATGGAAAACACTACCTTTGTGCATGGGTGGTTATCCCCTACAGCACTACAAACATGTTCGTTTGTATCCACTGCCCATCTCTGCGTGAGACAACAACTTTAAGATTGTCAATTACAATGCCTTTAGATTCAGCTAAAATCTACTAGAAATATGAAGCACATAACGTACATTCTTTAAATTTATGCCAGTCAATGCAGCACCCATGTAACACCCAGTTGACATGGCGCCACATCCCTAGTAAAGATCGGACAATGTTGTAGATTCTATTTGTGCATTAGATGATACCGCAAGTTTAGTCACTGCTTTTCCATCGGGAGTGTCAACATTATCCCAAGAAATATATGATGTTGTTTCGCTGCTTGATACACCATCATCTTCTAcatctacacacacacacacaaaaaaactcaTTAGATCAATATCATGATGAACAATATCAATGCACCCTTATAGTTTTGCCAAATGTACTTCAATAATCTATTAAAACAAGTTTTGTCCTTAGATAAGTTCATGATCACACCATCCAATTCTACTACTGTATTGTTATGTTACACGCAGTGGAAAGAAGAAAATCTACATGGTCCGCCTATGATCATTGGAATATAAAGGAAAAATCATAGAAAGATTACCTGGTGGCAGATTTGCAAACGTAGAATATGCGACTGAGTAATACATATCATAATATAAATTGCAATCTGTTATGACCTGATGTTTTGCACTGGGTGTAAGCTATACATAGTTGTTCCACAAAATAACTCACAAggtcgatatggacgtccacggttccgctatcggttattgaaCAAAGGAGTTTCGTTCATGTATATGATTTAccgaacctatggggtcacaagcttaaggtaatcatgatctacTGAGTAGTAGGATGTTAGTATCAAGgatttatttgtggaattgttttatTAATATTCGAAATAGTTCAGAGAAGAACCGGAAGCGTTTTGGGGCCACCAGTAGGGTTTCGGAGTTTATCCGGCAATACCGGATACTCCCGATAAATTATATATAGGTGAAaagtgtacccggagatgttaaattaataataaatatATTTAATAATAGTTAGGAGGCTTTTACATTCAATTCAATATCAATGGACCTTAAAAGGCTAAGTGGTGGAAACCActtgggccacttgggcccaagAAGGGTAGAGCCCCCTTCTCCCCATGGAAACGGGGGAGGGAGCCCGAATTGGACGGGGAGttcccctcctccttggccggccaaggGAAGGGAGTTTCCCTCCCCTTTGTGg
Protein-coding regions in this window:
- the LOC123169882 gene encoding DNA (cytosine-5)-methyltransferase CMT1-like encodes the protein MYYSVAYSTFANLPPDVEDDGVSSSETTSYISWDNVDTPDGKAVTKLAGCGAMSTGCYMGAALTGINLKNRWAVDTNEHVCSAVGDNHPCTKTYVRVIQQRMIKYASGLSVSPESIIEFVESGYREGILPLPQYVVAYDKTEDKHLKKALVLRDAISDLPKMKDYSFADAAPVEGKLFDHQPLKLNKDDYARVRQFPVKKVPGYAMSFMERKSSKPFRRVWWDEIVPTVVTRAEPHNHVILHSTQDRVLTIRENARLQGFPDYYRLFGTIEQKYTQVGNAVAVPVARSLGRAYKGEIDGDRPLFELPESFSLLDQASATRSPAGVGILSGEVE